One Bdellovibrio bacteriovorus str. Tiberius DNA segment encodes these proteins:
- a CDS encoding S1 family peptidase: MNKALLLVSSLFLMAACAPQNSPNLTVADNAAIVGGDKVETTSSIGRSTVGIYESKIGYICSGTLIAKNLVLTAAHCVDPNAKDLAIYFTSEMKKASKEQIRRVTGQVVHDGYTGAVQTKDTNDIAVLRFEGEAPAGYTVAPILFEQGHLNNDVKTIVAGYGLNWTIVMSKGAGTLRTTKLSIDDINFSRTEVMLGQSLRKGICSGDSGGPAYLEINGRLHVWGVASRGDSLPGLLTPKCMLFSVFTRVDAHQTFIQDAVAELSR; this comes from the coding sequence ATGAACAAAGCATTACTATTGGTTTCTTCCCTTTTCCTGATGGCGGCCTGTGCGCCACAGAATTCCCCGAATCTGACCGTAGCGGATAACGCAGCTATCGTCGGTGGTGACAAGGTTGAAACCACCAGCAGCATCGGTCGCAGCACCGTGGGCATCTATGAATCCAAAATCGGTTACATCTGCTCTGGAACTTTGATTGCAAAAAATCTGGTTCTGACAGCGGCTCACTGCGTGGATCCTAACGCCAAAGACCTGGCGATCTACTTTACTTCAGAAATGAAGAAAGCCAGCAAAGAGCAAATCCGCCGCGTGACCGGTCAGGTTGTGCATGACGGTTACACGGGTGCGGTTCAAACCAAAGACACCAACGACATCGCGGTTCTGCGCTTTGAAGGCGAAGCCCCGGCGGGTTACACGGTGGCGCCAATCTTGTTTGAACAAGGTCACCTGAACAACGACGTAAAAACAATCGTTGCCGGCTATGGCTTGAACTGGACAATTGTGATGAGCAAAGGCGCGGGCACTCTGCGCACGACAAAGTTGTCTATCGACGATATTAACTTTTCCAGAACTGAAGTGATGCTGGGTCAGTCCCTGCGCAAAGGTATCTGCAGTGGTGATTCCGGTGGTCCGGCGTACCTTGAAATCAACGGCCGCCTGCATGTGTGGGGCGTGGCAAGTCGCGGGGACTCTTTGCCGGGTCTGTTGACGCCGAAGTGCATGCTGTTCTCGGTATTCACTCGCGTGGATGCTCACCAGACATTCATTCAAGATGCTGTAGCGGAACTGTCCCGCTAA
- a CDS encoding TolB family protein, which produces MQKYSAVYSLASLFLTILLSVSQAKAQLEVPPQLKWKTLKTAHFEVIFNAEQQDLGYLYAEKLEKAYSELRSYFHSRPDKTIVIINDKTDVTNGYATRIPYPHIMAYPVLPGPEESLSDTGDWAFELLAHEYTHILTFEPANGIMKPLRAVFGTIIAPNILMPQWWKEGVAVEMETRLSDHGRLRSHYQDATVRAMVDAKTLRDFDIAEANENIYTWPQGARPYLFGSLMWSQMIADKGTKVVGELHERQGGRVPYFIETPARDYLGASYSTEYDSMMKETELRALEQLKTLREVAPTATITPQNNFQSVSAPAISPDGKHLALITEDDGNSRAVKILTKEKEGQSFLDSRMTDTIERFSESFIPATQKDGPPTGSIQRISWFPDSKRLIYDKIDYTNRIQRYSDLFVYELGERKAKALTKGLRGREPAVSPSGNQVAFVKLDGNRTHLGLIRLTGEKNPPSELLFSPPMQQRVSYPTFLNEDTIVFSLRSEDGRENLHRYSISSKTSEAVLTDYPNARFARKTGEGVIFASTKNGVPNLYLSDVEFKNVRPISHTLTALFTADMDPLNKEIFATEMTSQGLRVSAIKPDEWQKTPNTLPQVSSLMGDRYAKAERNPQAEEEARNAVKASELDDYSPYGYLLPRYWMPFISGSSSETGLVIEAQTSGFDPLKKHMYEIAASWDTGINKGSILGSYINQTTPWPFAVLSYKRSYYLGTVSNEIEDFGAQLSVLPDTHWASIYSNLQVGWQYLERSTLTTEVKRTGPYAYLSYANYSQSGAQISPESGGGAYLGAYNYIAQEGYLNHSQFLAGGEIYLSRFLPKHHAIMLRLNGVYTPEKVSPIYGVSTESMVFIPNSPLPQYILRGYKRGQLFGRNLVTVNAEYRLPLKDLYRGSGTDALFFRRLSAAVVGDAAAADGRFVNDVDLVYEVTSMNKPYYSAGVEAKLETTLGYVIPVNVVLGYYVAFQAPKGAEGVLATALQITGF; this is translated from the coding sequence CTCCGCAGTTAAAATGGAAAACCCTCAAGACCGCCCACTTCGAAGTTATTTTTAATGCCGAGCAGCAGGACCTTGGCTATCTGTATGCGGAAAAATTAGAGAAAGCCTATTCAGAACTTCGCTCTTACTTTCATTCCCGCCCTGACAAAACAATCGTCATTATCAACGACAAAACCGATGTCACAAATGGATACGCCACAAGAATCCCATATCCGCACATCATGGCTTATCCCGTGCTCCCCGGCCCTGAAGAAAGTCTTTCTGATACAGGCGACTGGGCGTTCGAGCTTCTGGCCCATGAATACACCCACATCCTGACTTTTGAACCGGCCAACGGAATCATGAAACCCCTGCGTGCGGTTTTTGGAACCATCATCGCCCCGAACATCCTGATGCCCCAGTGGTGGAAGGAAGGCGTGGCGGTTGAAATGGAAACCCGCCTGTCCGATCACGGCCGCCTGCGTTCGCACTATCAGGACGCCACCGTTCGAGCGATGGTCGACGCCAAAACCCTGCGTGATTTTGATATCGCCGAAGCCAATGAAAACATCTACACCTGGCCTCAAGGGGCCAGACCTTATCTTTTTGGCTCTTTGATGTGGAGTCAGATGATCGCGGACAAAGGCACCAAAGTTGTCGGCGAACTGCATGAACGCCAGGGCGGCCGGGTTCCGTATTTTATTGAAACCCCGGCGCGGGACTATTTGGGTGCCAGCTACAGCACTGAATACGACAGCATGATGAAGGAAACCGAACTGCGCGCCCTGGAGCAGCTAAAAACCCTGCGCGAAGTTGCACCGACCGCCACGATCACCCCGCAAAACAATTTCCAATCAGTCAGCGCCCCGGCGATTTCACCTGACGGCAAACATCTGGCCCTGATCACCGAAGATGACGGCAATTCCCGCGCGGTAAAAATCCTGACCAAAGAAAAAGAAGGTCAAAGTTTCCTGGATTCGCGCATGACCGACACCATTGAACGGTTTAGTGAAAGCTTTATCCCGGCCACCCAAAAAGACGGGCCGCCCACCGGAAGCATTCAGCGCATCAGCTGGTTCCCGGATTCCAAACGTTTGATTTACGACAAGATCGACTACACCAATCGCATCCAAAGATATTCCGACCTGTTCGTGTATGAGCTTGGCGAAAGAAAGGCGAAGGCTCTGACCAAAGGGCTTCGCGGTCGTGAACCCGCCGTATCCCCCTCTGGCAACCAGGTGGCGTTCGTTAAATTGGATGGCAACCGCACTCACCTGGGGTTGATTCGCCTGACTGGCGAAAAGAATCCCCCGTCGGAATTGCTTTTCTCGCCACCGATGCAGCAGCGAGTGTCCTATCCGACCTTCCTGAATGAAGACACGATTGTATTTTCACTGCGCAGCGAAGACGGCCGCGAAAATCTGCACCGCTATTCCATCTCCTCCAAAACTTCCGAAGCCGTGCTGACGGATTATCCCAACGCCCGCTTTGCGCGAAAAACGGGGGAAGGCGTGATCTTTGCCTCGACTAAAAACGGCGTGCCGAATCTTTATTTGTCAGACGTGGAATTTAAAAACGTCCGCCCGATTTCTCACACGCTGACGGCTCTGTTCACCGCAGACATGGATCCTTTGAATAAAGAAATCTTCGCCACCGAGATGACCTCCCAGGGTTTGCGAGTTTCAGCGATCAAGCCCGATGAATGGCAAAAGACACCGAACACTCTGCCTCAGGTCAGTTCTTTGATGGGCGATCGTTACGCCAAAGCCGAACGCAATCCCCAGGCTGAAGAAGAAGCCAGGAATGCCGTGAAAGCTTCCGAGCTTGATGACTATTCTCCGTATGGCTATCTGCTACCGCGGTATTGGATGCCGTTCATTTCAGGGTCTTCCAGCGAAACCGGTCTGGTAATCGAAGCGCAGACCTCGGGCTTTGATCCACTAAAAAAACACATGTATGAAATTGCCGCTTCCTGGGACACCGGGATCAACAAAGGCAGCATTCTGGGAAGCTACATCAACCAGACAACCCCGTGGCCGTTTGCAGTTTTAAGTTACAAACGCAGCTACTATCTGGGAACCGTGTCGAACGAGATTGAAGACTTTGGCGCACAACTGTCCGTGCTTCCTGACACCCACTGGGCTTCGATTTATTCCAACCTGCAAGTGGGCTGGCAGTATCTGGAAAGATCCACCCTGACAACCGAAGTGAAACGCACGGGGCCTTATGCTTATTTAAGTTACGCGAATTATTCCCAGTCCGGCGCCCAGATTTCCCCTGAATCCGGGGGCGGAGCGTACTTGGGGGCTTACAATTATATCGCGCAGGAAGGTTATCTGAACCACTCGCAGTTCCTGGCTGGTGGTGAAATCTATCTTTCCCGCTTCTTGCCGAAACACCATGCGATCATGCTAAGACTGAATGGCGTGTATACTCCGGAAAAGGTGTCACCGATTTACGGTGTCTCCACCGAATCCATGGTCTTTATCCCGAACAGCCCGTTGCCTCAGTATATTTTGCGTGGCTACAAACGGGGGCAACTGTTTGGCCGAAATCTGGTGACCGTCAATGCCGAATACCGCCTGCCGCTGAAGGATCTTTACCGTGGTTCAGGCACTGATGCCCTGTTCTTCCGCCGCCTTTCTGCGGCGGTGGTGGGTGATGCCGCTGCTGCCGACGGCCGTTTCGTGAACGACGTGGACCTGGTGTATGAAGTCACCAGCATGAACAAGCCTTATTACAGCGCCGGAGTCGAAGCCAAACTGGAAACCACTTTGGGTTACGTGATCCCGGTGAATGTGGTCCTTGGTTACTATGTCGCTTTCCAAGCGCCGAAGGGTGCCGAGGGTGTTCTGGCGACCGCATTGCAAATAACGGGGTTCTAG